GGTCTGAAGGATCTTGCGAGCTTTCTTCGCGTACTCCTCGGCATCCTCCGCGCTGCTCTCCCGGTCGAGTTGAGGAGTGGGCACGTCGATACCACGCTGGCAAGCGGGCCGTTCGCTCATCTCCCCCATCCAGCGCGAGAGACCGTCGAGACCCTCTACCGAGACACCCGACCAACCATGGATTCGCACCCAGGACCAGTTGGCGATGTCCGCGATGGAGTAGTCCCCGGCGAGCCATTGATGGTCGACCAGGCGACTGTTCAACACTTCGAACAGGCGACGTGATTCATTTTGATAGCGATCGATCGCGGCTTGAATCTTTTCGGGGAAGTACCGAAAGAAGACATTGGCCTGCCCCATCATCGGCCCAATTCCCCCCATTTGAAACATCAACCATTGGATCACCTGGGAACGACCTTTGGCGTCGCTCGGGAGCAAGTCCCCCGCCTTCTCGGCGAGGTAGATCATGATGGCGCCCGACTCGAAGACGGCGAAGTCTCCTTCTCCGCGATCGACAATGACCGGGATGCGGCCGTTCGGATTGAGCGCCAGGAACTCGGGTTTTTTCTGATCGCCTTCCATCAGATCGATCGTCTTGACGTCGTAGGGGATTGCGAGTTCTTCCAGGGTGATGGAAGCCTTCCATCCGTTCGGGGTGGGGGACGTATACAGATCGATCATGTTCGCTCCTATGACATGGGTTTGCCGGCGCGTATGCGGGCAATACTAGCAGCCCGTCGAGGAACCCTTCGATCGCCGTGGGCCCTGCCGCTAGCCTTCGCTACCTTCGATCCATGTCCCGACAAGACTGCGCCGACTCCACCTATATCAACCTCGAAACCTTCAAGCGCGATGGAAACGGGGTCAAGACTCCCGTCTGGTGCGCCCCCCTCGGCGACAAACTCGTCGTCTTTACCGAAGCCAAAGCCTTCAAGGTCAAACGTCTGAGTCGCGACCCAAAAATTCGCGTGGCCCGCTGCGATATGCGGGGCAAGGTGCGCGGAGAGTGGTGCACAGGAACCGGCCGACTCGCCGATTCACAAGCTGAACAAGACCTCGCCTACGCGGCCCTGCACAAGAAGTACGGCTGGATCATGCGCGTCACGGACTTCTTTTCCACGCTTACCGGGCGCATCCACGGCCGGGCGATCCTGGTCCTTTCACTGGACATCGACTAGCAAGCCCATTGCGGCCACGGGCTATGCCCATCACTCGCCGCGAAAAACCGGCTTGCGTTTTTCAGCAAAAGCGCGCGGCCCCTCCCGGGCATCCTTGGTCGCGAACACCGGCATACCAATCTCGAGTTCGCGCTCGAGAGCGCTGGCCTCACTGAAACTTTCATCGACCTCACGCAGCATCTTCATCAGCGCCTTGATCGAAAGAGGCGCGGTCTCGCAGACCTCCTCGGCCACCCGCGTGGCTTCCGCGAGTGCCTGGCCCCTTGGAACCAAGCGACCCACGAGTCCACAGTTG
This sequence is a window from Myxococcales bacterium. Protein-coding genes within it:
- a CDS encoding glutathione S-transferase N-terminal domain-containing protein, whose protein sequence is MIDLYTSPTPNGWKASITLEELAIPYDVKTIDLMEGDQKKPEFLALNPNGRIPVIVDRGEGDFAVFESGAIMIYLAEKAGDLLPSDAKGRSQVIQWLMFQMGGIGPMMGQANVFFRYFPEKIQAAIDRYQNESRRLFEVLNSRLVDHQWLAGDYSIADIANWSWVRIHGWSGVSVEGLDGLSRWMGEMSERPACQRGIDVPTPQLDRESSAEDAEEYAKKARKILQT
- a CDS encoding PPOX class F420-dependent oxidoreductase → MSRQDCADSTYINLETFKRDGNGVKTPVWCAPLGDKLVVFTEAKAFKVKRLSRDPKIRVARCDMRGKVRGEWCTGTGRLADSQAEQDLAYAALHKKYGWIMRVTDFFSTLTGRIHGRAILVLSLDID